The genomic segment CTATTCTTAGCGGGACCCCCTTTATCTCCCATTCGTTGAACTTCCAGCCTGCAGTGTAGTAGTCCCTGTCGTCTAGGTGGACCCTTGCAACCTTCTGAACCCTGGATTTGATATCTCTTGCAGCGGAAAGAACCGTATCCTTTGTTCTTTCATCTACTATAGGAATTATGACAACCTGAATAGGTGCAACCCTAGGAGGAATGACCAAGCCTCTGTCATCGCTATGTGTAGCTACCATCACACCTATCTCCCTAGTTGTTATCGCCCAAGTATTCTGCCAGGCGAATTCTCTCTTGCCTTCTTTGTTCAGGAATGCTATTTCAAACGCTCTGGAAAAGTTCTGACCGTCGAAGTGAAAGTCAGGACCTTGAATCGCCTTTCCATCTGGCAGAAGATGCTCTATGCTGTACGTAGCTACTGCACCTGCAAACTTCTCCTTGTCAGTCTTCTTCCCTATTATTCCTGGCAGGGCAAGGTATTCTTTTGTTATCTTTGAATATATGCCGAGTATTACATCCCTCTCAGCCTCTGCTTCCTCTTTTGTTGCATAAACTGTATGCCCTTCATTCCAGAGAAATTCTCTGCTTCTCAGAAATGGTGTTGGATGCTTGAACTCCCACCTTATCACGCTGTTCCACTGGTTGAATTTCAGAGGAAGGTCCCTCCATGAACGGATCCACTTTGAGAAAGACTCATACATTATGGTCTCAGACGTAGGTCTTATCGCTAGTCTTTCCTCCAGCTTTGTATTACCTGCTTCAGTAACCCATGCTACCTCGGGTGCAAAGCCTTCTACATGTTGTTGCTCCTTTCTCAGCAGCCTTTCAGGTATGAGAAGAGGGAAATACACATTCTGTATCCCTTCCTTCTTGAAGAGCTCATCTGTAGCTCTTTGTATTATCTCCCAGATTGCATAAGATAATGGCCTGAAGACCATGCATCCCGATACTGGTGAGTAATCCATCAGTTCGGAGCGAAGTATAACCTGGGTATACCATTCATCGAAATTCTCAGATTTTTTCACTGTTATCTCTTTAGGCTTACCTTGTTGCATCTTCCGTTTTCTTCGACCCTCTCTTTCTTTATGATTATATAGGTATTGATTAAAAGTCGATTTTTAATCCAATGAGCATAAGAGTGATTATCCTAGATTATGTAGGCATATAGTATATAGCATATTTGTAAACGCTATATAGGTAAATTTACAGAAAAACTAACAGGTTTTAAAGGGGGAATTTTTAGGCTAATTATGCACAATAAAAAATCTTTAACGTTTGGTCTACTGCTAGTGATAATGCTGGCTGGTTCAGGCTCTTCCGTCTTCGCGCAAGTCTCTGTACCATTGCAGGGAGCACAGGTAATCATCTCAGGTGATAACGGAAGTGGGTATGCTGTGACAGACGTAAACGGTCACTATACTATCAATTCAGGCATACCTTCAGGTAGCTATACAGTTACAGTGATGCAACCTGGCTATCTGATAAACCAGACTATGAATATCAACGTCACATCTGGCCAGGTGCTTGCACTTAACATATTTCTTCACAAATCTGGAGCTATCTCAGGAAAGGTAACAGATTCCAGCGGCAATGCAGTTACTAATACATATGTTGCAATAACACTCTCAAACGGTTCAGATGTCTATGGATACTATGGTACAACTGATTCGAGTGGGAATTATGATGTATTTACGAACTTGGGTACAGGAAGTTATAATGTAAGTGCAGGATACTTTGTTCATGGATATATACCTGCAAGGGTAACAGTCAGTGTAACAGCTGGTCAGCAGACAAGCAACGTAAATCTGGTTCTTCAAACATCCGGAAAGATAACCGGTAAAATAACCTACCCTAATGGTTCAGCTGCTGCTAACGCTTATGTCTATGCAAGTTCTGGATCAGGTTACTTCGGTTATGGTAAAACAGCAGCAGATGGGAGCTACACCATCGATACTGGCCTAGGTACAGGCAGTTATACACTGTTTGCAGGTATTTCAAACTTTTATGGCAACCTAGACAATGTAGCTGTAACAGCAGGTCAGACAACTTCAGGAGTTAACTTGCAGCTGCAGCAGAGTCCTTATCCTCTACCAACACCTGGAGCATCGGGAACAATAACAGGGAAAGTGACTGATAAAGTCACTGGAAGTCCAATAGCGGGAGCGGATGTAGTCGCTTCAGGGAATGCAGGCTTTGGAAGCAACACAACAGACTCTTCGGGGAATTACATCATTCAGAG from the Conexivisphaerales archaeon genome contains:
- the proS gene encoding proline--tRNA ligase is translated as MQQGKPKEITVKKSENFDEWYTQVILRSELMDYSPVSGCMVFRPLSYAIWEIIQRATDELFKKEGIQNVYFPLLIPERLLRKEQQHVEGFAPEVAWVTEAGNTKLEERLAIRPTSETIMYESFSKWIRSWRDLPLKFNQWNSVIRWEFKHPTPFLRSREFLWNEGHTVYATKEEAEAERDVILGIYSKITKEYLALPGIIGKKTDKEKFAGAVATYSIEHLLPDGKAIQGPDFHFDGQNFSRAFEIAFLNKEGKREFAWQNTWAITTREIGVMVATHSDDRGLVIPPRVAPIQVVIIPIVDERTKDTVLSAARDIKSRVQKVARVHLDDRDYYTAGWKFNEWEIKGVPLRIEVGPRDIKASQVTFARRDTLERFSVAIDEVEQKVEEALGSIQENLYERAERFLKENIRVASNLSEVREIISKKGGIVQVGWCGRSGCEDRIKEQTGAKITNLPLDAQKFERCIVCNQPSEKTANVAKSY
- a CDS encoding carboxypeptidase-like regulatory domain-containing protein, coding for MHNKKSLTFGLLLVIMLAGSGSSVFAQVSVPLQGAQVIISGDNGSGYAVTDVNGHYTINSGIPSGSYTVTVMQPGYLINQTMNINVTSGQVLALNIFLHKSGAISGKVTDSSGNAVTNTYVAITLSNGSDVYGYYGTTDSSGNYDVFTNLGTGSYNVSAGYFVHGYIPARVTVSVTAGQQTSNVNLVLQTSGKITGKITYPNGSAAANAYVYASSGSGYFGYGKTAADGSYTIDTGLGTGSYTLFAGISNFYGNLDNVAVTAGQTTSGVNLQLQQSPYPLPTPGASGTITGKVTDKVTGSPIAGADVVASGNAGFGSNTTDSSGNYIIQSNLGSGTYTVNASASGYAPASITGVSVTVSQTTSNVNFQLQPVPPAQSGTVSGTVTGEPSPVPEFPGGVTLPMMIAVTLLVSAIAIAGKRRRSNKVELGNPSIQ